In Hamadaea flava, a genomic segment contains:
- the katG gene encoding catalase/peroxidase HPI — protein MSENHDAVVHDAEAGAESRCPVAHGRAPHPTQGGGNRGWWPNQLNLKILAKNPAVANPLGVEFDYAAAFQALDLAAVKRDIAEVLTTSQDWWPADFGNYGPFMIRMAWHSAGTYRISDGRGGAGAGQQRFAPLNSWPDNGNLDKARRLLWPVKKKYGQSISWADLMILTGNVALETMGFKTFGFAGGRADVWEPDEDVYWGPESTWLGDQRYTGDRDLENPLAAVQMGLIYVNPEGPNGNPDPIAAARDIRETFGRMAMNDEETVALIAGGHTFGKTHGAGPADHVGAEPEAAPLEAQGLGWQSTYESGKGPHAITSGLEVTWTTTPTQWSNSFFEILFGYEWEPSQSPAGAHQWVAKNSAEIIPDAYDPAKKHRPTMLTTDLSLRFDPVYEQISRRFLENPEQFADAFARAWFKLTHRDMGPIVRYLGPEVPAEVLIWQDPLPAADYAQIDAADVAALKQQILASGLSVAQLVSTAWASASTFRGSDKRGGANGARVRLQPQSSWEVNEPDELAVVLNALERVQQQFNAQGAKKVSLADLIVLGGSAAVEQAAKAAGHDVEVPFTPGRVDATAEQTDAESFAALEPTVDGFRNYLGKGHRLPAEFLLVDKANLLTLSAPELTVLVGGLRVLGANYGNSSLGVLTDKPGSLTNDFFVNLLDLGTQWTPTGDDLTYEARDAAGQVRWTGSRADLVFGSNSELRAVAEVYAGDDAQEKFVGDFVDAWVKVMNLDRFDVA, from the coding sequence ATGTCAGAGAACCACGACGCCGTAGTCCACGACGCCGAGGCCGGGGCCGAGTCCCGCTGCCCGGTCGCGCACGGACGGGCGCCGCATCCGACTCAGGGTGGCGGCAACCGCGGCTGGTGGCCGAACCAGCTCAACCTGAAGATCCTCGCCAAGAACCCGGCCGTGGCCAACCCGCTCGGGGTGGAGTTCGATTACGCCGCGGCGTTCCAGGCCCTCGACCTGGCCGCGGTCAAGCGCGACATCGCCGAGGTCCTGACGACCTCGCAGGACTGGTGGCCGGCCGACTTCGGCAACTACGGCCCGTTCATGATCCGCATGGCGTGGCACAGCGCCGGCACCTACCGCATCAGCGACGGCCGCGGCGGCGCGGGCGCCGGTCAGCAGCGGTTCGCCCCGCTGAACAGCTGGCCGGACAACGGCAACCTGGACAAGGCCCGCCGCCTGCTGTGGCCGGTCAAGAAGAAGTACGGCCAGTCGATCTCCTGGGCCGACCTGATGATCCTCACCGGCAACGTGGCGCTGGAGACGATGGGCTTCAAGACCTTCGGCTTCGCCGGCGGCCGGGCCGACGTCTGGGAGCCCGACGAGGACGTCTACTGGGGCCCGGAGAGCACCTGGCTGGGCGACCAGCGCTACACCGGCGACCGCGACCTGGAGAACCCACTGGCCGCCGTCCAGATGGGCCTGATCTACGTCAACCCGGAGGGCCCGAACGGCAACCCGGACCCGATCGCTGCCGCGCGGGACATCCGCGAGACGTTCGGCCGCATGGCGATGAACGACGAGGAGACCGTCGCGCTGATCGCCGGCGGCCACACCTTCGGCAAGACCCACGGCGCCGGCCCGGCCGACCACGTGGGCGCCGAGCCGGAGGCCGCGCCGCTGGAGGCGCAGGGCCTGGGCTGGCAGAGCACCTACGAGTCCGGCAAGGGCCCGCACGCGATCACGAGCGGCCTCGAGGTCACCTGGACCACCACGCCGACCCAGTGGAGCAACAGCTTCTTCGAGATCCTGTTCGGCTACGAGTGGGAGCCGTCGCAGAGCCCGGCCGGGGCGCACCAGTGGGTCGCGAAGAACTCCGCCGAGATCATCCCGGACGCATACGACCCGGCCAAGAAGCACCGGCCGACGATGCTGACGACCGACCTGTCGCTGCGGTTCGACCCGGTCTACGAGCAGATCTCGCGGCGCTTCCTGGAGAACCCGGAGCAGTTCGCCGACGCGTTCGCCCGCGCCTGGTTCAAGCTGACCCACCGCGACATGGGCCCGATCGTGCGCTACCTCGGCCCGGAGGTCCCGGCCGAGGTGCTGATCTGGCAGGACCCGCTGCCGGCCGCCGACTACGCGCAGATCGACGCGGCCGACGTCGCGGCGCTCAAGCAGCAGATCCTCGCGTCCGGCCTGTCCGTCGCGCAGCTGGTCTCGACCGCGTGGGCGTCGGCTTCGACGTTCCGCGGCAGTGACAAGCGCGGTGGCGCCAACGGCGCGCGTGTGCGCCTGCAGCCGCAGAGCAGCTGGGAGGTCAACGAGCCCGACGAGCTGGCCGTCGTGCTGAACGCGCTGGAGCGCGTCCAGCAGCAGTTCAACGCCCAGGGCGCGAAGAAGGTCTCGCTGGCCGACCTGATCGTCCTCGGCGGTTCCGCGGCGGTCGAGCAGGCGGCGAAGGCGGCCGGTCACGACGTCGAGGTGCCGTTCACGCCGGGCCGTGTCGACGCCACGGCCGAGCAGACCGACGCCGAGTCGTTCGCGGCGCTGGAGCCCACTGTGGATGGTTTCCGCAACTACCTCGGCAAGGGCCACCGCCTGCCGGCCGAATTCCTGCTGGTCGACAAGGCCAACCTGCTCACGCTGAGCGCGCCCGAGCTGACCGTGCTGGTCGGCGGTCTGCGGGTGCTCGGCGCGAACTACGGCAACTCCTCGCTCGGCGTCCTCACCGACAAGCCCGGGTCGTTGACGAACGACTTCTTCGTCAACCTGCTCGACCTCGGCACCCAGTGGACGCCGACCGGCGACGACCTCACCTACGAGGCCCGCGACGCGGCCGGCCAGGTCCGGTGGACCGGCAGCCGCGCCGACCTGGTCTTCGGCTCGAACTCCGAACTGCGTGCCGTGGCCGAGGTCTACGCCGGCGACGACGCCCAGGAGAAGTTCGTCGGCGACTTCGTCGACGCCTGGGTCAAGGTCATGAACCTCGACCGGTTCGACGTCGCCTGA
- a CDS encoding GNAT family N-acetyltransferase: MSPAVAIRPAHADDEPRWRELWDAYTRFYEREPVEAITRQTWSRILDPAGSVHAIVAERPGEGVVGIAHYLLQDSTSALAPGCYLQDLYVDPDVRGGGVGRTLIDWLWNETRVRGWSSLSWQTRETNYRARMLYDNYTPHSGFLRYVLRNP, encoded by the coding sequence ATGTCGCCTGCCGTCGCCATTCGTCCCGCCCACGCCGACGACGAGCCCCGCTGGCGCGAGCTGTGGGACGCGTACACCCGGTTCTACGAGCGCGAACCGGTCGAGGCGATCACCCGGCAGACCTGGTCCCGTATCCTCGATCCGGCCGGCTCGGTGCACGCGATCGTCGCCGAGCGGCCCGGCGAGGGCGTCGTCGGCATCGCCCACTACCTGCTCCAGGACAGCACCTCGGCGCTGGCGCCGGGCTGCTACCTCCAGGACCTCTACGTCGACCCGGACGTGCGCGGCGGCGGCGTCGGCCGCACCCTGATCGACTGGCTGTGGAACGAGACGCGCGTACGCGGCTGGTCGTCGCTGTCCTGGCAGACCCGGGAGACCAATTACCGCGCCCGGATGCTCTACGACAACTACACCCCGCACAGCGGATTCCTGCGGTATGTGCTGCGAAACCCGTAG
- a CDS encoding LPXTG cell wall anchor domain-containing protein, giving the protein MSAGRFSPYIRRVGVPLVLAVVGTVTLGVGVFAASVKDSQIPTTAKAFKTHQCDGFGTLSDSQDGWHFVVPDKQGDGFTSLTLTFSTSGGTVTAGPITSTDPAAPNTGTGWKGWLDAAGKKQQYKHAYVITTAGWQLTAATADLANEAKDATFNLSHTCPGTPVKPSPSASPSTSPSRSTSPSPEVSESPSASPSASVTESPSPSESPSVSTSPSPEVSESPSTSTSPSPEVSESPSTSPSAEVSESPSASTSPSPEVSESPSPSVTVSESTSPSPKASESTSPVTSPTPSPTTIEMLPTTGSSFSSILIVAGSLLLLGGGLMMVATRRRLVEIE; this is encoded by the coding sequence GTGTCAGCAGGACGTTTCAGCCCCTATATCCGCCGAGTGGGCGTTCCGCTCGTCCTCGCGGTGGTCGGGACGGTCACCCTCGGTGTCGGCGTGTTCGCCGCGTCCGTGAAGGACAGCCAGATCCCCACCACGGCCAAGGCGTTCAAGACCCACCAGTGCGACGGCTTCGGTACTTTGTCCGATTCGCAGGACGGCTGGCACTTCGTCGTCCCGGACAAGCAGGGTGACGGCTTCACCAGCCTCACGCTGACCTTCTCGACCTCGGGCGGCACCGTCACGGCCGGGCCGATCACGAGCACCGACCCCGCCGCGCCGAACACCGGCACGGGCTGGAAGGGCTGGCTCGACGCCGCCGGCAAGAAGCAGCAGTACAAGCACGCGTACGTGATCACGACGGCGGGCTGGCAGCTCACCGCCGCCACCGCCGACCTCGCCAACGAGGCGAAGGACGCGACGTTCAACCTGAGCCACACCTGCCCCGGTACGCCGGTCAAGCCGTCGCCGAGCGCGTCGCCGTCGACCTCGCCGAGCCGCTCGACCAGCCCGTCGCCGGAGGTGTCGGAGTCGCCGAGCGCGAGCCCGTCCGCGAGTGTGACGGAGAGCCCGAGCCCGTCGGAGAGCCCGAGCGTCTCCACGAGCCCGTCGCCCGAGGTGTCGGAGAGCCCCAGCACGTCGACGTCTCCGTCACCGGAGGTGTCGGAGTCGCCGAGCACCAGCCCCTCGGCCGAGGTGTCGGAGAGCCCGAGTGCTTCGACCTCCCCGTCGCCGGAGGTGTCGGAGTCGCCGAGCCCGTCCGTCACGGTGTCGGAGAGCACCAGCCCGTCTCCGAAGGCTTCGGAGAGCACCAGCCCGGTCACGTCGCCGACGCCGTCGCCGACCACGATCGAGATGCTGCCCACCACGGGTAGCTCGTTCAGCTCGATCCTCATCGTCGCCGGTTCGCTGCTCCTGCTGGGCGGCGGTCTGATGATGGTCGCGACGCGCCGCCGGCTGGTCGAGATCGAGTAA
- a CDS encoding NADPH-dependent FMN reductase → MATYKVGYFVGSLSSTSINRELSKALIRLAPEDLEFAEIPIGDLPLYNRDLDTAYPPEAMALKEAIHQSQAILFVTPEYNRSIPGALKNAIDWASRPWGQNAFDHIPAAVIGASIGQIGTALAQQTLRNVLSFCNARQMTAPEAYIQYTPELFPGDGAVTDPATASFLSAYMSEFREHIIRVLQVLPREARVPTA, encoded by the coding sequence ATGGCCACGTACAAGGTTGGATATTTCGTCGGCAGCCTCTCGTCGACCTCGATCAACCGGGAACTGTCCAAGGCACTGATCCGGCTCGCGCCGGAGGACCTCGAGTTCGCCGAGATCCCGATCGGGGACCTGCCGCTGTACAACCGCGACCTCGACACGGCGTACCCGCCGGAGGCGATGGCATTGAAGGAGGCCATCCACCAATCCCAGGCGATCCTGTTCGTGACGCCCGAATACAACCGGTCGATCCCCGGAGCGCTCAAGAACGCCATCGACTGGGCGTCGCGGCCGTGGGGTCAGAACGCCTTCGACCACATCCCGGCCGCCGTCATCGGAGCCAGCATCGGGCAGATCGGCACGGCCCTGGCTCAGCAGACCCTGCGGAATGTGCTCTCGTTCTGCAACGCCCGGCAGATGACCGCGCCGGAGGCGTACATCCAGTACACGCCGGAACTGTTCCCGGGCGACGGCGCGGTCACCGATCCGGCCACCGCGAGCTTCCTTTCGGCGTACATGTCGGAATTCCGCGAGCACATCATCCGCGTGCTTCAGGTGCTGCCCCGCGAGGCCCGAGTGCCCACGGCCTGA
- a CDS encoding VOC family protein yields MRGRTQNDGSTPRDQRHDYWGAVLDSPDARALARFYAELLGWELGPEGRTIIPPDSVGYLAFQDSPEYVRPVWPPAEGRQQQMLHLDFEVEDLAAAVAHAMELGATPAEFQPQTEVRVMLDPDGHPFCLYANG; encoded by the coding sequence ATGCGCGGTCGTACTCAGAACGACGGTTCCACCCCTCGTGACCAGCGGCACGACTACTGGGGTGCGGTGCTCGACAGTCCCGACGCCCGGGCGCTGGCCCGGTTCTACGCCGAGTTGCTCGGCTGGGAGCTGGGTCCCGAGGGCCGGACGATCATCCCGCCCGACAGCGTCGGCTACCTCGCCTTCCAGGACTCCCCGGAATACGTTCGGCCGGTGTGGCCACCGGCCGAGGGCCGCCAGCAGCAGATGCTGCACCTGGATTTCGAGGTGGAAGACCTGGCCGCCGCGGTGGCTCACGCCATGGAGCTGGGCGCGACCCCCGCGGAGTTCCAGCCCCAGACCGAGGTCCGGGTCATGCTCGACCCGGACGGTCACCCGTTCTGCCTCTACGCCAACGGCTGA